From a region of the Fusarium verticillioides 7600 chromosome 9, whole genome shotgun sequence genome:
- a CDS encoding transcription initiation factor TFIID/TFIIF subunit: MLVERKIKVVTEQHVIDKPSPVEAFPMREWSLKVFLLDEDGNERPADVFTKVVYNLHPTFDNPVQSFQKAPFTCKNEGWGEFEISIDCYTTEKTKLAPIIHDLNFQQERYEQTHTVVFKNPSQNLQERLRETGPLPTDDDHRKKKGLATKKSSQKYDYEKIAESLEKLEEEDLLRVIQIINENKGPDTYIRSDVDVDDLGKAGEFSIDLYTMPDGLTSKLWEHLSKKGLVG, translated from the exons ATGTTGGTCGAG CGAAAAATCAAAGTTGTCACCGAGCAACATGTCAT TGACAAGCCGTCACCCGTAGAGGCGTTCCCCATGCGAGAATGGAGCTTGAAGgtcttcttgcttgatgaggatggtaaCGAGCGCCCCGCAGACGTCTTCACCAAGGTCGTCTATAATCTACACCCTACTTTTGATAATCCCGTTCAGA GCTTCCAGAAAGCACCCTTCACGTGTAAGAACGAGGGCTGGGGCGAGTTCGAGATTAGCATCGACTGTTACACCACGGAGAAGACCAAGCTAGCACCCATCATTCACGACCTCAACTTCCAGCAGGAACGATATGAGCAGACGCACACTGTGGTCTTCAAAAACCCTTCACAAAACTTACAGGAGCGCTTACGTGAAACCGGCCCTCTTCCCACCGATGACGATcacaggaagaagaagggacttgcgaccaagaagagctcCCAGAAGTACGACTACGAGAAGATTGCAGAGTCcctggagaagctcgaggaagaggatcTGCTGCGCGTGATTCAGATTATCAACGAAAACAAGGGGCCAGACACGTACATTAGAAGTGATGTCGACG TGGATGACTTGGGTAAAGCCGGGGAGTTCTCGATTGATCTCTACACTATGCCGGATGGCTTGACGTCGAAGCTTTGGGAACACCTT TCCAAGAAGGGCCTTGTCGGCTAG
- a CDS encoding transcription initiation factor TFIID/TFIIF subunit: MAPSRSRQPVRVTLRTKANLLERKIKVVTEQHVIDKPSPVEAFPMREWSLKVFLLDEDGNERPADVFTKVVYNLHPTFDNPVQSFQKAPFTCKNEGWGEFEISIDCYTTEKTKLAPIIHDLNFQQERYEQTHTVVFKNPSQNLQERLRETGPLPTDDDHRKKKGLATKKSSQKYDYEKIAESLEKLEEEDLLRVIQIINENKGPDTYIRSDVDVDDLGKAGEFSIDLYTMPDGLTSKLWEHLSKKGLVG, translated from the exons atggctccgAGCCGTTCACGACAACCCGTCAGAGTGACACTTAGAACCAAGGCTAACTTGTTGGAGCGAAAAATCAAAGTTGTCACCGAGCAACATGTCAT TGACAAGCCGTCACCCGTAGAGGCGTTCCCCATGCGAGAATGGAGCTTGAAGgtcttcttgcttgatgaggatggtaaCGAGCGCCCCGCAGACGTCTTCACCAAGGTCGTCTATAATCTACACCCTACTTTTGATAATCCCGTTCAGA GCTTCCAGAAAGCACCCTTCACGTGTAAGAACGAGGGCTGGGGCGAGTTCGAGATTAGCATCGACTGTTACACCACGGAGAAGACCAAGCTAGCACCCATCATTCACGACCTCAACTTCCAGCAGGAACGATATGAGCAGACGCACACTGTGGTCTTCAAAAACCCTTCACAAAACTTACAGGAGCGCTTACGTGAAACCGGCCCTCTTCCCACCGATGACGATcacaggaagaagaagggacttgcgaccaagaagagctcCCAGAAGTACGACTACGAGAAGATTGCAGAGTCcctggagaagctcgaggaagaggatcTGCTGCGCGTGATTCAGATTATCAACGAAAACAAGGGGCCAGACACGTACATTAGAAGTGATGTCGACG TGGATGACTTGGGTAAAGCCGGGGAGTTCTCGATTGATCTCTACACTATGCCGGATGGCTTGACGTCGAAGCTTTGGGAACACCTT TCCAAGAAGGGCCTTGTCGGCTAG
- a CDS encoding transcription initiation factor TFIID/TFIIF subunit: MLVERKIKVVTEQHVIDKPSPVEAFPMREWSLKVFLLDEDGNERPADVFTKVVYNLHPTFDNPVQSFQKAPFTCKNEGWGEFEISIDCYTTEKTKLAPIIHDLNFQQERYEQTHTVVFKNPSQNLQERLRETGPLPTDDDHRKKKGLATKKSSQKYDYEKIAESLEKLEEEDLLRVIQIINENKGPDTYIRSDVDAGEFSIDLYTMPDGLTSKLWEHLSKKGLVG; the protein is encoded by the exons ATGTTGGTCGAG CGAAAAATCAAAGTTGTCACCGAGCAACATGTCAT TGACAAGCCGTCACCCGTAGAGGCGTTCCCCATGCGAGAATGGAGCTTGAAGgtcttcttgcttgatgaggatggtaaCGAGCGCCCCGCAGACGTCTTCACCAAGGTCGTCTATAATCTACACCCTACTTTTGATAATCCCGTTCAGA GCTTCCAGAAAGCACCCTTCACGTGTAAGAACGAGGGCTGGGGCGAGTTCGAGATTAGCATCGACTGTTACACCACGGAGAAGACCAAGCTAGCACCCATCATTCACGACCTCAACTTCCAGCAGGAACGATATGAGCAGACGCACACTGTGGTCTTCAAAAACCCTTCACAAAACTTACAGGAGCGCTTACGTGAAACCGGCCCTCTTCCCACCGATGACGATcacaggaagaagaagggacttgcgaccaagaagagctcCCAGAAGTACGACTACGAGAAGATTGCAGAGTCcctggagaagctcgaggaagaggatcTGCTGCGCGTGATTCAGATTATCAACGAAAACAAGGGGCCAGACACGTACATTAGAAGTGATGTCGACG CCGGGGAGTTCTCGATTGATCTCTACACTATGCCGGATGGCTTGACGTCGAAGCTTTGGGAACACCTT TCCAAGAAGGGCCTTGTCGGCTAG
- a CDS encoding transcription initiation factor TFIID/TFIIF subunit, which yields MAPSRSRQPVRVTLRTKANLLERKIKVVTEQHVIDKPSPVEAFPMREWSLKVFLLDEDGNERPADVFTKVVYNLHPTFDNPVQSFQKAPFTCKNEGWGEFEISIDCYTTEKTKLAPIIHDLNFQQERYEQTHTVVFKNPSQNLQERLRETGPLPTDDDHRKKKGLATKKSSQKYDYEKIAESLEKLEEEDLLRVIQIINENKGPDTYIRSDVDAGEFSIDLYTMPDGLTSKLWEHLSKKGLVG from the exons atggctccgAGCCGTTCACGACAACCCGTCAGAGTGACACTTAGAACCAAGGCTAACTTGTTGGAGCGAAAAATCAAAGTTGTCACCGAGCAACATGTCAT TGACAAGCCGTCACCCGTAGAGGCGTTCCCCATGCGAGAATGGAGCTTGAAGgtcttcttgcttgatgaggatggtaaCGAGCGCCCCGCAGACGTCTTCACCAAGGTCGTCTATAATCTACACCCTACTTTTGATAATCCCGTTCAGA GCTTCCAGAAAGCACCCTTCACGTGTAAGAACGAGGGCTGGGGCGAGTTCGAGATTAGCATCGACTGTTACACCACGGAGAAGACCAAGCTAGCACCCATCATTCACGACCTCAACTTCCAGCAGGAACGATATGAGCAGACGCACACTGTGGTCTTCAAAAACCCTTCACAAAACTTACAGGAGCGCTTACGTGAAACCGGCCCTCTTCCCACCGATGACGATcacaggaagaagaagggacttgcgaccaagaagagctcCCAGAAGTACGACTACGAGAAGATTGCAGAGTCcctggagaagctcgaggaagaggatcTGCTGCGCGTGATTCAGATTATCAACGAAAACAAGGGGCCAGACACGTACATTAGAAGTGATGTCGACG CCGGGGAGTTCTCGATTGATCTCTACACTATGCCGGATGGCTTGACGTCGAAGCTTTGGGAACACCTT TCCAAGAAGGGCCTTGTCGGCTAG
- a CDS encoding transcription initiation factor TFIID/TFIIF subunit — translation MAPSRSRQPVRVTLRTKANLLERKIKVVTEQHVIDKPSPVEAFPMREWSLKVFLLDEDGNERPADVFTKVVYNLHPTFDNPVQSFQKAPFTCKNEGWGEFEISIDCYTTEKTKLAPIIHDLNFQQERYEQTHTVVFKNPSQNLQERLRETGPLPTDDDHRKKKGLATKKSSQKYDYEKIAESLEKLEEEDLLRVIQIINENKGPDTYIRSDVDGEFSHQVCIIIPTLTPSLTF, via the exons atggctccgAGCCGTTCACGACAACCCGTCAGAGTGACACTTAGAACCAAGGCTAACTTGTTGGAGCGAAAAATCAAAGTTGTCACCGAGCAACATGTCAT TGACAAGCCGTCACCCGTAGAGGCGTTCCCCATGCGAGAATGGAGCTTGAAGgtcttcttgcttgatgaggatggtaaCGAGCGCCCCGCAGACGTCTTCACCAAGGTCGTCTATAATCTACACCCTACTTTTGATAATCCCGTTCAGA GCTTCCAGAAAGCACCCTTCACGTGTAAGAACGAGGGCTGGGGCGAGTTCGAGATTAGCATCGACTGTTACACCACGGAGAAGACCAAGCTAGCACCCATCATTCACGACCTCAACTTCCAGCAGGAACGATATGAGCAGACGCACACTGTGGTCTTCAAAAACCCTTCACAAAACTTACAGGAGCGCTTACGTGAAACCGGCCCTCTTCCCACCGATGACGATcacaggaagaagaagggacttgcgaccaagaagagctcCCAGAAGTACGACTACGAGAAGATTGCAGAGTCcctggagaagctcgaggaagaggatcTGCTGCGCGTGATTCAGATTATCAACGAAAACAAGGGGCCAGACACGTACATTAGAAGTGATGTCGACGGTGAGTTCTCCCATCAAGTCTGTATCATCATTCCTACCCTTACCCCTTCCTTGACCTTTTGA